One genomic window of Paenisporosarcina antarctica includes the following:
- a CDS encoding ABC transporter ATP-binding protein: MNNMLTIENLSLQFGGVKALNDVSFHIEEGEIFSLIGPNGAGKTSMLNCISGLYQPTKGSMKFQNQEILTMKPYNRTGLGIARAFQNIALFAHMSVLDNLKLGRHIHMKSGLFAGGLYWGAAQKEEVEHRHAVEEVIEFLEMQDIRNVPVGTLSYGLQKRVEVGRALALNPKMILLDEPMAGMNSSEKEDMARYIIDMHETKGMTVVLIEHDMGVIMDLSDHIAVLDFGKLIGFGTPEEIQNNPEVIKAYLGEEEAG, encoded by the coding sequence ATGAACAACATGTTGACTATTGAAAATCTCTCACTTCAGTTTGGAGGAGTAAAAGCATTAAATGATGTAAGTTTCCACATTGAAGAAGGAGAAATTTTCTCATTAATTGGACCTAACGGTGCTGGAAAAACGAGTATGCTAAATTGTATTAGTGGTCTATATCAACCAACAAAAGGATCTATGAAATTTCAAAATCAAGAAATATTAACAATGAAACCTTATAACAGAACTGGACTAGGAATTGCACGTGCATTCCAGAATATTGCACTATTTGCTCATATGTCAGTGTTAGATAATCTTAAACTTGGTAGACATATTCATATGAAATCAGGACTATTTGCGGGGGGTTTATATTGGGGTGCTGCACAAAAAGAAGAAGTTGAGCACCGACATGCAGTGGAGGAAGTAATTGAGTTCCTTGAAATGCAAGATATTCGTAACGTTCCTGTAGGCACATTATCATATGGGCTTCAAAAACGAGTAGAGGTAGGGAGAGCATTAGCTCTTAACCCAAAGATGATTTTACTAGATGAGCCAATGGCTGGAATGAACAGCAGTGAAAAAGAAGATATGGCACGTTACATTATCGATATGCATGAAACAAAAGGAATGACAGTTGTATTAATTGAACATGATATGGGCGTCATTATGGATCTATCTGATCATATTGCTGTACTAGATTTTGGTAAGTTGATTGGCTTTGGAACACCAGAAGAAATTCAAAATAATCCAGAGGTAATTAAGGCTTATTTAGGGGAAGAAGAAGCTGGTTAA
- a CDS encoding GNAT family N-acetyltransferase, with amino-acid sequence MTLTTQAIVREMTIDDISSWLDMRTLLWPHCPLNEHKQEIIEQLNCPQTFQAFIVEVQNEHVGFLEAKLHQNVHMRFGLAGYMEGWFVKDLYRKKGFGKLVVNAVETWTIKKGCHQVASDTEEFNEGSIFAHMKLGFIEQFRADGEVKFLKTLSS; translated from the coding sequence TTGACATTAACTACACAAGCCATTGTAAGAGAAATGACAATTGATGACATCTCATCATGGCTCGATATGAGAACTTTATTATGGCCACACTGTCCATTAAACGAACATAAACAAGAAATAATTGAACAACTGAATTGCCCACAAACGTTTCAAGCATTTATTGTAGAAGTTCAAAATGAGCATGTTGGTTTTTTAGAGGCAAAATTACATCAAAATGTACATATGCGTTTTGGGTTAGCTGGCTATATGGAAGGTTGGTTTGTAAAAGACTTGTACCGAAAAAAAGGTTTCGGAAAGCTAGTAGTTAATGCTGTTGAAACGTGGACGATCAAAAAGGGATGTCATCAAGTAGCTTCAGACACAGAAGAATTCAATGAAGGCAGCATCTTTGCACATATGAAATTGGGTTTTATTGAACAATTCCGTGCAGATGGTGAAGTGAAATTTTTGAAAACATTGTCAAGCTAG
- a CDS encoding copper resistance CopC/CopD family protein: MKTIILILCVTMSLFTYTTNVDAHADLASSSPVDGAVLKTLPNEVVLTFSTTIDNQVYKMDAQNEQGESVINGESSINPAGDELSISLLDTTDGLVTVTYSVISKDGHPIEGIISFTIETEEQLTSSETEEKLSTDASSNGTSENKQTDTPTIIEPQQQVPTKSLNEIDEQPSMDMVSLADKMEFTTNKTATPLSSIIKSAYLLALLVLTGSLLWRFKGYKIPYLAQMQLIHLVMLALFTWSQARNFTRVFEGIPWQDLFLQTEVGQFWTAAIIITVLGLYIVGRNRYVDLAWLSGILIIKSLNSHAIATQIPIVTVSLNFIHLLFSALWIAGLFYVILLWKKSMAQPFISTFSKMALLSIIILTITGSIYAWLLAPSLSSLWTTEWGYWLITKIVAVIGVFILGSLIRQHMKKTGSLSKRSYLFFDSALAIIILIIVGVLTQLSSSI; encoded by the coding sequence ATGAAAACAATTATCTTGATTTTATGTGTAACAATGAGTTTATTTACATACACCACAAATGTGGATGCTCATGCAGACTTAGCATCAAGTTCTCCCGTTGATGGAGCAGTACTCAAAACTTTACCAAATGAAGTCGTCCTTACATTTAGTACAACAATTGACAATCAAGTATATAAAATGGATGCGCAAAATGAACAAGGTGAATCGGTAATAAATGGAGAATCTTCCATAAACCCTGCTGGTGATGAATTATCAATTTCTCTTTTAGATACAACTGACGGTTTAGTCACCGTAACTTATTCGGTGATTTCAAAAGATGGTCACCCAATTGAAGGAATCATTTCTTTTACCATTGAAACTGAAGAACAACTAACCTCTTCTGAAACCGAAGAGAAACTGTCAACTGACGCATCATCTAATGGCACTAGTGAAAATAAACAAACAGATACTCCTACAATTATTGAACCACAACAACAAGTCCCAACTAAGTCTTTAAATGAAATAGATGAGCAACCGTCGATGGATATGGTTTCTTTAGCCGACAAGATGGAATTCACTACCAATAAAACCGCTACTCCCCTTTCATCAATCATTAAATCAGCATACTTACTTGCACTGTTAGTACTAACGGGTTCTTTGTTATGGAGATTCAAAGGATATAAAATCCCTTATTTGGCGCAGATGCAATTGATTCATCTAGTAATGCTAGCCCTTTTCACATGGTCTCAGGCTCGTAACTTTACACGCGTATTTGAAGGAATACCATGGCAGGATTTATTTCTTCAAACAGAGGTTGGACAATTTTGGACAGCAGCTATCATAATTACTGTTTTAGGTCTTTATATTGTTGGACGTAATCGATACGTTGATCTCGCATGGCTATCGGGAATTTTAATAATAAAAAGCCTAAACAGTCATGCAATTGCTACTCAAATTCCTATTGTGACGGTTAGCTTAAACTTCATTCATTTACTTTTTTCAGCTTTATGGATAGCAGGATTATTTTATGTCATCCTTTTATGGAAAAAGAGTATGGCACAACCATTCATTTCAACTTTCTCTAAAATGGCTTTACTTAGCATAATTATCTTAACTATTACAGGCAGCATTTACGCATGGCTACTAGCACCATCCCTTTCTTCACTATGGACGACTGAATGGGGATACTGGTTAATCACGAAAATTGTCGCAGTGATTGGTGTCTTCATCCTAGGAAGTCTTATTCGTCAACATATGAAAAAAACTGGCTCCCTTAGCAAACGAAGTTACTTATTTTTTGATAGTGCTTTAGCTATCATCATCCTGATAATTGTAGGCGTTTTAACACAACTTAGTTCATCAATTTAA